From one Plantibacter flavus genomic stretch:
- the mmuM gene encoding homocysteine S-methyltransferase: protein MDLRRGIWTVDGGLGTLLEARGRDVSTVLWSAALLAHDPGAIQDAHQEFFAAGAQIAITASYQVGFEAFDRIGISVPETERLLRSSVELARGARDTRAESDPDGPLLVAASVGPYGATLGDGSEYEGSSGLSRTELRRWHERRLAVLVDAAPDFLALETIPTLDEATALAELVRGSGVPAWLSFTVEGGRLRSGEPMAEGFRLVDGIDEFQAVGVNCSHPDEVLPAIAAARSVTDKAVVVYPNSGERWDADARCWRGAAGVGEVEAWLEAGATVVGGCCRVMPADIAGVRAQVDGWTRS, encoded by the coding sequence ATGGACCTGAGGCGCGGCATCTGGACGGTCGACGGCGGTCTCGGGACGCTGCTCGAGGCGCGCGGCCGAGACGTGTCCACCGTGCTCTGGAGCGCCGCGCTGCTCGCGCACGATCCTGGGGCGATTCAGGATGCTCATCAGGAGTTCTTCGCCGCGGGTGCGCAGATCGCGATCACGGCGTCGTACCAGGTCGGCTTCGAGGCGTTCGATCGGATCGGCATCTCGGTTCCGGAGACCGAACGGCTCCTGCGGTCGAGCGTCGAGCTGGCGCGTGGGGCGCGCGACACGCGGGCCGAATCGGACCCCGACGGCCCGCTCCTCGTCGCCGCGTCGGTCGGTCCGTACGGCGCGACGCTCGGCGACGGCTCGGAGTACGAGGGTTCCTCCGGTCTCAGCCGGACCGAGCTCCGGCGGTGGCACGAGCGGCGTCTGGCCGTACTGGTCGACGCGGCCCCCGATTTCCTCGCCCTCGAGACCATTCCGACGCTCGACGAGGCGACGGCGCTCGCTGAGCTCGTGCGGGGTTCGGGAGTGCCTGCGTGGTTGTCGTTCACGGTGGAGGGTGGTCGTCTCCGCTCGGGCGAGCCGATGGCGGAGGGCTTCCGACTGGTCGACGGGATCGACGAGTTCCAGGCGGTGGGTGTCAACTGCTCGCACCCGGACGAGGTCCTCCCGGCCATCGCCGCTGCGCGGTCCGTGACGGACAAGGCGGTGGTGGTCTACCCGAACTCGGGCGAGCGCTGGGACGCCGACGCCCGCTGTTGGCGTGGAGCCGCCGGGGTCGGCGAGGTGGAGGCCTGGCTGGAGGCCGGGGCGACGGTCGTCGGCGGCTGTTGTCGCGTCAT